CGGAGACCGCCGTGACAATCTTGGTTTGGTCCATGACGCTGAAGCCCATGTGTTGCGCTGCCTGTCTGGCGTATTGCCGCGCCAGGATGATGTCTTCGTATCCGCAGATGACAACCTCTTTCGGGCTACTGTCTTCCCCGGAGATGACCATGTGATGCTCCCGGCGTTTGTTGAGAACGCTTCTTTAAGGATTCAAGTAGTCTGAGCCCCCCCTCAAGGTTCAGGGCCGTGCTCAGACTGCTCAGATGTAGCCCCAGATGGATAATGGAAACAACAACTTCCTTGCGCATGCCCACCAGGACGGTTTCGCAGCCCATGAGCTTGGCCATGCGCGCAGTCTCCAACAGCAGCCGGCCCATGAATGAATCGATCAACGTTGCGGCGGAGATATCGATGACCAGCCCACGATAGCCGTACACTTCAATTTTCTTGAGAATGTCGTCCCGCAGCTTGAGGGCCAGGGAGTCGTCCAGCTCAACCTGAATGGGCACAATCAGATTTTCGCCAAGGGCCAGAATAGTGACTTGGGACATGTCTTTACTCCGGTTGCTGCTAAGCCTCGGTGATGCTGAACGCCAGCTTCAGGCCATCCGCGAGGGAGGTGCGCGTCAGCATGCCTTCCAGATCCACGCCGACTTCGATGATGGTTTTGGCAATTCTGGCGCTGATGCCAGTGATGATGCATTCCGAGCCCATGAGCTTGGTGGCGGATGCCGTCATGATCAAATGCCGGGCCACGAGGGTATCCACGATGGGAATGCCCGAGATGTCCAGGATGGCCACCTTGGACTGCGTGTTCTCGATGGCGGTCAGCAGCGTTTCCATCATTTGCTGGGTGCGGCGGCTGTCGAGCATGCCCACCAGGGGAATGAGCAGAATCTTGTCCCAGATTTTGACCACAGGCACGGAAAACTCGTCCACAACGCGCTGCTGATCGCTGATCAGGAGTTCGCGACTCTCCTGGTAGGCATCCAGGGTGATGAGGCCCAGCCGGTCGATGAACGTATTCAGGACTTCCATGGCACCGGCGATTTTTTCCGGGGGCAGCTTCAGCCTGAGCACCCCCAGCGCGGCCGGACGCAGGGCGAAGATGGCCCGGGCTGTTTCGGCGGGGGACACATTGTTCATGGTCATGATCCGGCTCAAGCCGCCAAGCGTTTCCGTCAAGGCGCCTCCACTCTCCACCTGCCCCTGGGCCATGACGTCCAGCGCGCCATCCAGGATGCGCTGGAAGACATCGCCATTGCCTTCGACCTCCAGAATGCGGACAAGGTTGCCGCACTGGTGCACCACATCAAGCTCCCAGGCGTCGCAAAGGGCCTTGCGATGTTCGGACAAAATCGGTTGAATTTCCTGTAGCATGGGACTCTCCTTCCCGGCATGTGTTTGCGCCGTGTCAAACGGCGTGCTGCTGCGCTAGGGCACGTTGTTTTTGAAAAGAACTCCCGGGGGAAAACCTTTCTNCCTTTTTCAAAATTAAAATGTTCTAAAAAAATGTGACGTCTTCGCCCCGTTCTTCGCTGCTGGCAGCGGCAGTCACCGCGGCTGTGTTTGTTGCCTTGGCTGTTGCGGTGCCCAGAATGGAATGGGCCAGCGCGCGCTCGGTTTCCATGGTGTACAGGGAGGAAAGCCGTTCAAGAATCTCCTCGCGCAGGCCCAGGCGCAACAGCTCGGATTCCAGATCCGACTTGCTCTGCACCGCCGCGAATTCCTGACGGATCTCGTGCAGCGCCTCAATGGCGTGGCCGACCACCTGTTTGATGATGTCCTCGAACTGGAGGTTGAAAATCATGGACTTGATGCGCTCGCTGTTTTGCGAGGTCTCGCCGATGAATGCGTCCATGATTCCTTCCATCTCCGTGGATATTTCCAGCAGCGAGACGAACAGC
This sequence is a window from Megalodesulfovibrio gigas DSM 1382 = ATCC 19364. Protein-coding genes within it:
- a CDS encoding STAS domain-containing protein; the protein is MLQEIQPILSEHRKALCDAWELDVVHQCGNLVRILEVEGNGDVFQRILDGALDVMAQGQVESGGALTETLGGLSRIMTMNNVSPAETARAIFALRPAALGVLRLKLPPEKIAGAMEVLNTFIDRLGLITLDAYQESRELLISDQQRVVDEFSVPVVKIWDKILLIPLVGMLDSRRTQQMMETLLTAIENTQSKVAILDISGIPIVDTLVARHLIMTASATKLMGSECIITGISARIAKTIIEVGVDLEGMLTRTSLADGLKLAFSITEA
- a CDS encoding STAS domain-containing protein; the encoded protein is MSQVTILALGENLIVPIQVELDDSLALKLRDDILKKIEVYGYRGLVIDISAATLIDSFMGRLLLETARMAKLMGCETVLVGMRKEVVVSIIHLGLHLSSLSTALNLEGGLRLLESLKKRSQQTPGASHGHLRGRQ